One genomic segment of Chitinophaga sancti includes these proteins:
- a CDS encoding SOS response-associated peptidase: MCYDVSFHTNIQLTLDIFPNLQDNRQMELNSDALIHVEGHALPLYYVINTKDGAPQLTNMEWGVTPLYVKDPKERKARRSGMINARSERILDDHKSYWYRIRNNRCLIPVSGIFEHRQINGWKNKVPYLVQMKGMPLFFLPGLYQESTEVDTATGELFQAGTYTLITRPANELMAQIHNSGENKHRMPLFVHHEMAKQWIDPELSEAGVREVLNYEIPVDELSYSTVYTIRGAKLRPDHKEKDTPWEWQALPPLGNDTPLNAGTQQSLF, translated from the coding sequence ATGTGTTACGATGTCTCTTTTCATACGAATATTCAACTAACGCTTGATATCTTTCCTAATCTTCAGGATAACAGGCAAATGGAATTGAACAGTGATGCGCTTATTCATGTGGAAGGCCATGCGCTTCCTTTGTATTATGTAATTAATACCAAGGATGGGGCTCCACAGCTGACAAATATGGAATGGGGTGTGACGCCTTTGTATGTAAAAGATCCGAAGGAAAGGAAGGCAAGGCGGTCCGGGATGATAAATGCCAGAAGTGAGCGGATACTGGATGACCATAAGTCTTATTGGTATAGGATCCGGAATAACCGTTGCCTGATTCCGGTGAGCGGGATTTTTGAGCACCGGCAGATAAATGGGTGGAAGAATAAGGTGCCTTATCTGGTGCAAATGAAGGGGATGCCTTTGTTCTTTTTGCCGGGATTATATCAGGAGAGTACGGAGGTTGATACTGCTACAGGTGAGTTATTCCAGGCAGGTACGTACACTTTGATTACGCGTCCGGCGAATGAGTTGATGGCCCAGATACATAATAGTGGGGAGAATAAGCATCGGATGCCGCTTTTTGTTCATCATGAGATGGCGAAACAGTGGATTGATCCGGAGTTGTCTGAGGCTGGGGTGCGGGAGGTGTTGAATTATGAGATACCCGTGGATGAATTGAGTTATAGTACGGTATATACGATTCGTGGAGCGAAGCTGCGGCCTGATCATAAGGAGAAGGATACGCCTTGGGAATGGCAGGCGTTGCCACCGTTGGGGAATGATACGCCGCTGAATGCGGGGACGCAGCAAAGTTTGTTTTAG
- a CDS encoding sigma-70 family RNA polymerase sigma factor gives MPTENDFLSLLDTHKGILHKISKMYMESPEDQQDLFQEIIYQLWKSYSSFSHQSKFSTWMYRVAVNTAITFFKKEKRKPLTTSSIPDNLPIEENEAISQELKLSHFYKAVQQLEKIEKALIFYHLENYTHKEISLQLGISEVNARVKLNRAKNKLKELIKNQGYEF, from the coding sequence TTGCCCACCGAAAATGACTTCCTCTCCCTCCTGGATACCCACAAAGGCATCCTCCACAAGATCTCCAAAATGTACATGGAATCTCCTGAAGACCAGCAGGACCTCTTTCAGGAAATCATTTACCAACTTTGGAAAAGCTACTCCTCCTTTTCCCACCAAAGCAAATTTTCCACCTGGATGTACCGTGTCGCCGTAAACACCGCCATCACCTTCTTTAAAAAAGAAAAGAGAAAACCGCTCACCACCTCTTCAATCCCGGACAACCTCCCAATTGAAGAAAACGAAGCGATCTCCCAGGAACTAAAGCTATCTCACTTCTACAAAGCGGTACAGCAATTGGAAAAGATAGAAAAGGCCTTAATCTTTTATCATCTTGAAAACTACACCCACAAGGAAATAAGCCTCCAGCTAGGTATCAGTGAAGTAAACGCCAGGGTAAAGTTAAACAGAGCAAAAAATAAACTAAAAGAACTCATAAAAAATCAAGGATATGAATTTTGA
- a CDS encoding T9SS type A sorting domain-containing protein, with translation MKFVTTVIILLLHLSGLAQINVNVYAHLTQFSSIGTLSLDKTMSLGSSLFSVTGGVVYKATVNHIPPFSLYRDDVRIGNISSSSIYPISPVRGELQFYGDVSSTGYFSVRYVYEMAAPQQVSASVSSTTQTCANTAITLRSIDNWPLFSDNILSTSVIWEYNLNGSSAWVGLDSASAGFSFSFIPSMHMPVTGIINARFRCRIRAEYTDKVYYSPYSTPSDFYTIIPAPPVLNKASAIVISPACAGMANGKIYLPGSALTSTDPFMYWLLRPGNVTTPCTTNCGDLVDWSNGADSLAKGVFIKGIPAGTYTLWLINSGGNSGNCLTPINIAVPEMPALSLAVRSVTHIACHGAKDGIISVQATRGGGYIYSLKTPAGEVINNTTGYWADLSAGTYQAMVSDTFCNDVKVVSITLMEPPAIVSTINLSGATCNLPPDGRVDITAPGGIIGLYNEAGVIQPSFSGLAAGNYTIRISDSSQSSCPSWDTSITLTAPPPLSLQLTKNDAVSCHGANDGHLQVTGNGHLFQLTGPVQMTNTTGDFDHLPAGEYTVQVRRNNTSCNDVLSRQYTIDERPPLQVSIQTTPITCYNAANGYMEAHVTGGTGAYYYTWEKLGQPNWFAIGSLVEEVTPGAYNVTITDNGCSMTSDTVVLTNPLPLAISEVHIREAICLEDGAAFEITASGGDGQYTYEYSWDHGEIYSPLEQIHTPGEYDIRVSDGNGCMAWATDTYTISLPDSLYLMAVLTNITCRGNDEGRIDITASGNAYSLSYSLDSIDWQESPVFDRLLAGEYTVYVMDDRGCNKSLPVELLEDNLRPPLDITITGIQNVYCGADTTGSIRFITSGGEAPYQYSLDDSHWETAPYFSGLSAGTYTIYAKDKYGCPAKYPAVITAEDPAIQIAAVIKPVQCYGLPTGELNIAVTGGDGVYQYAWLESSLSTNNLTHLRAGEYHLSVLDGRGCHQSGSYIVPQPFPLTMQVSAVPVCDGLRDGIINIFADGGVRNYAYSPGDANWTDDSVFTQLGPGDYTVVVKDANDCLVEEKITLSKKNTQPTVNFLVVSQDNVSDTLAVREICLPAPDAVNWEFSPAAEWLGNDPFDAPLIRFNHQGDYWIKMYATFGSCTYTLQKEVNILPFDPLAIPVYQLPSSIIDTVIISPNPNNGYFKFKVLLNRKQSATITVYDLNGRLIDRKQYSPVLIIEDNFDLKNVLAGMYLLRVLTENDSKDVPFIISQF, from the coding sequence ATGAAGTTTGTTACCACGGTAATAATATTATTATTACATCTGTCGGGCTTAGCACAAATAAATGTAAATGTTTATGCTCACCTGACGCAATTTAGCTCAATTGGCACATTGTCACTCGACAAAACCATGTCATTGGGTTCATCCTTATTTTCTGTAACAGGAGGCGTTGTATACAAGGCAACAGTCAATCATATACCACCATTTTCGCTATATCGGGATGATGTAAGAATAGGAAATATAAGCAGCAGTAGTATATATCCCATAAGTCCTGTCAGAGGGGAATTACAATTCTATGGAGATGTAAGTAGTACGGGGTATTTCTCCGTAAGATATGTATATGAGATGGCAGCGCCACAGCAGGTAAGCGCAAGTGTATCGTCCACTACACAAACTTGTGCTAATACTGCCATCACACTGCGTTCAATTGATAACTGGCCTTTATTTAGTGATAATATTCTGAGTACAAGCGTGATATGGGAATATAATCTGAATGGCTCGTCTGCGTGGGTGGGATTGGATTCAGCATCAGCAGGGTTTAGTTTTTCTTTTATACCGTCGATGCATATGCCGGTTACAGGGATTATAAATGCACGTTTTCGTTGTCGCATCAGGGCAGAATACACGGATAAGGTATATTATTCCCCTTATAGTACACCTTCAGATTTTTATACGATCATACCGGCTCCTCCTGTATTAAATAAGGCGAGTGCAATAGTGATTTCGCCTGCATGTGCAGGTATGGCAAATGGTAAGATTTACCTTCCCGGAAGTGCGCTTACCAGTACAGATCCTTTCATGTATTGGTTATTGCGCCCTGGCAATGTCACCACTCCCTGTACTACAAATTGTGGTGATCTGGTAGACTGGAGTAATGGCGCAGACAGTTTAGCAAAAGGCGTATTTATAAAAGGTATACCGGCTGGTACATATACATTATGGTTAATTAATTCCGGGGGAAATTCAGGTAATTGTTTAACCCCGATCAATATAGCAGTTCCTGAAATGCCGGCACTTTCATTAGCCGTTAGATCAGTAACGCATATTGCCTGCCATGGTGCAAAAGATGGTATCATCAGTGTACAGGCCACAAGGGGCGGAGGTTATATTTATTCCTTAAAAACGCCTGCAGGAGAAGTGATCAATAATACAACGGGTTACTGGGCAGATTTGTCCGCTGGTACCTATCAGGCAATGGTCAGTGATACATTTTGTAATGATGTAAAGGTTGTGAGTATTACGCTCATGGAGCCACCTGCTATTGTTAGTACCATCAATTTGTCTGGCGCTACCTGTAATCTTCCTCCTGATGGCAGGGTTGACATCACTGCACCCGGGGGGATCATTGGTCTGTACAATGAAGCAGGCGTAATACAACCTTCCTTTTCCGGATTGGCGGCAGGAAACTATACAATCAGGATATCTGATAGTAGCCAGTCTTCCTGTCCTTCGTGGGATACCAGCATAACATTGACAGCTCCTCCACCGCTTTCATTACAATTAACAAAAAATGACGCTGTCAGTTGCCATGGGGCCAATGACGGCCATTTACAGGTAACAGGCAATGGGCATCTTTTCCAACTTACAGGCCCGGTACAAATGACGAATACAACAGGAGACTTTGATCACCTGCCTGCGGGAGAATACACTGTGCAGGTAAGGAGAAATAATACCTCCTGCAATGATGTCCTGTCCCGTCAATATACAATTGATGAGCGTCCGCCATTACAGGTCAGCATACAAACGACACCTATTACCTGCTACAATGCTGCCAATGGGTACATGGAAGCCCACGTAACAGGTGGAACAGGGGCTTATTATTACACGTGGGAAAAGTTAGGGCAACCGAACTGGTTTGCCATCGGGTCGTTGGTAGAAGAGGTCACACCCGGTGCTTACAATGTAACGATTACAGATAATGGATGTAGCATGACTTCGGATACAGTCGTATTGACGAATCCTTTGCCACTCGCTATATCTGAAGTACATATCCGGGAAGCAATATGTCTTGAAGATGGGGCCGCATTTGAAATCACGGCTTCCGGCGGAGATGGCCAATATACTTATGAATACTCCTGGGATCATGGGGAAATTTATTCCCCGTTGGAACAAATCCATACCCCGGGAGAATATGATATAAGAGTAAGTGATGGAAATGGATGTATGGCCTGGGCAACGGATACCTATACGATCAGTTTACCTGATAGCCTGTATTTAATGGCCGTATTAACAAATATTACCTGTAGGGGGAATGATGAAGGGCGAATCGATATTACAGCTTCCGGCAATGCGTATTCGCTTTCCTATAGCCTTGATAGTATTGATTGGCAGGAATCACCCGTCTTTGATAGGTTGTTAGCAGGTGAATACACCGTGTATGTAATGGACGATCGGGGGTGTAACAAATCCTTACCAGTCGAATTGCTGGAAGACAACCTTCGCCCGCCGCTTGATATTACAATAACAGGTATCCAAAATGTTTATTGCGGAGCAGATACAACTGGCAGCATCCGTTTTATCACTTCCGGCGGCGAGGCGCCTTATCAATATTCTTTGGATGATAGCCACTGGGAGACTGCCCCTTATTTCTCCGGATTATCAGCTGGTACGTACACAATTTATGCAAAGGATAAGTATGGCTGTCCGGCAAAATATCCTGCTGTAATAACAGCCGAAGATCCTGCAATACAAATAGCAGCGGTCATTAAACCCGTTCAGTGTTATGGTTTACCAACAGGTGAATTGAATATAGCAGTCACAGGAGGTGATGGCGTTTATCAATATGCGTGGTTAGAGTCTTCTTTATCTACTAATAACCTGACCCATTTAAGAGCAGGGGAGTATCACTTGTCTGTATTGGATGGGAGAGGTTGTCATCAATCAGGATCGTATATAGTGCCACAGCCTTTTCCGTTAACAATGCAGGTAAGCGCTGTACCCGTTTGTGACGGCCTCCGGGATGGCATAATAAACATTTTTGCTGATGGCGGTGTTCGCAACTATGCCTATTCCCCTGGAGATGCGAACTGGACAGACGATTCAGTATTCACACAACTCGGACCTGGAGATTATACGGTTGTAGTAAAAGATGCCAATGACTGCCTGGTGGAAGAAAAAATAACATTGTCTAAGAAGAACACACAGCCAACGGTCAATTTTCTCGTCGTCTCCCAGGATAATGTATCAGATACGCTTGCCGTCCGGGAAATCTGTCTTCCTGCCCCTGACGCTGTCAACTGGGAATTCTCCCCGGCAGCAGAATGGCTGGGCAATGATCCCTTTGACGCACCATTGATCCGATTTAACCACCAGGGAGACTACTGGATAAAAATGTATGCCACCTTCGGTAGTTGTACTTACACCTTACAAAAAGAGGTCAACATCCTGCCGTTCGATCCGCTGGCCATTCCAGTATATCAACTACCATCCAGCATAATAGATACAGTCATCATTTCTCCCAATCCCAATAACGGCTACTTTAAATTTAAAGTGCTTTTAAATAGAAAGCAATCAGCCACCATCACCGTCTACGACCTGAATGGCCGGTTAATAGACAGGAAACAATATTCACCTGTACTTATCATAGAGGACAACTTTGACCTGAAAAATGTTCTTGCCGGTATGTACCTGCTAAGGGTGCTAACCGAAAATGACAGCAAAGATGTGCCATTCATAATCAGCCAATTCTAG
- a CDS encoding lectin — MKSMPMLLWAALLLLCFGCNKRESSITLKTSGLSVTNASPAGDVVGKIVVGYQGWFACTGDGSPINAWWHWTQDWAQTPSSANNGIKSWPDVRDYSSTFQTRWPALGNGSPATLFSSYTDQTVNTHFRWMQENDIDAAALQRFNPNGQEGPIRDSVTAKVKRAAEAYGRKFYIMYDVSGWTNMQTEIKADWLAKMSAYTTSSAYARQNDKPVVCIWGFGFNDDNHPWSAAICLEVINWFKAQGCYVIGGVPTHWREENSDSRPAFLNTYKAFNMLSPWMVGRIGNAGESDNFFTNVNTPDQAYCNANGIDYQPCVLPGDLQEKQRAHGDFMWRQFYNMIRVGCQGIYISMFDEYNEGNQIAKTAESAAFVPAGSGFVTLDEDGVACSADYYLRLTGDGGRMLKGLITLTAIRQTPTVPGGTANNPVGMTITLKGSNNLYVSSENGTQAMNCNRTAAGGWEQFLVVDAGNGKIALKYGNLYVSSENGLQPITCNRTAIGVWEQFDWVTNADGSISLKGNNGMYISSEDGLQPMTCNRATAGGWESFKINM, encoded by the coding sequence ATGAAATCCATGCCTATGCTGCTATGGGCAGCACTGTTACTGCTATGCTTCGGTTGTAACAAACGAGAATCCTCCATTACTTTAAAAACCAGTGGATTATCCGTCACCAATGCCTCTCCTGCCGGAGATGTAGTAGGTAAAATTGTCGTGGGGTACCAGGGTTGGTTCGCCTGTACCGGAGATGGCTCTCCTATCAATGCATGGTGGCACTGGACGCAGGACTGGGCCCAAACACCCTCCTCTGCCAACAACGGTATTAAGTCCTGGCCGGATGTCAGGGATTATTCCAGCACCTTTCAAACCAGATGGCCCGCATTGGGCAATGGTTCGCCGGCAACCCTGTTTTCTTCCTACACCGACCAGACTGTGAACACACATTTTCGCTGGATGCAGGAAAATGACATCGATGCTGCCGCCCTGCAACGTTTCAACCCGAACGGACAGGAAGGTCCTATCCGCGATTCTGTCACCGCAAAGGTAAAACGCGCTGCTGAAGCTTATGGACGAAAGTTTTACATTATGTACGATGTAAGCGGCTGGACTAATATGCAGACTGAAATCAAAGCTGACTGGCTGGCTAAGATGTCTGCCTACACTACGTCTTCCGCTTATGCCAGACAGAATGATAAACCAGTTGTTTGTATCTGGGGATTTGGATTTAATGATGACAATCATCCATGGTCTGCAGCTATTTGCCTGGAAGTGATTAACTGGTTTAAGGCCCAGGGTTGTTATGTAATTGGCGGCGTGCCCACCCACTGGCGGGAAGAGAATAGTGACTCAAGACCTGCGTTCCTGAACACTTACAAAGCATTCAATATGCTTTCTCCATGGATGGTAGGAAGAATTGGAAACGCAGGAGAGTCCGACAATTTCTTCACCAATGTAAATACGCCGGATCAGGCATATTGCAATGCGAATGGTATAGATTATCAACCCTGTGTATTGCCCGGTGATCTGCAGGAAAAACAACGCGCGCATGGCGACTTTATGTGGAGACAGTTTTATAATATGATCCGTGTAGGTTGCCAGGGAATTTATATCTCTATGTTTGACGAATACAATGAAGGTAACCAGATTGCAAAGACAGCAGAAAGTGCGGCCTTTGTTCCTGCAGGATCCGGTTTTGTTACGCTGGATGAAGATGGTGTAGCCTGCTCCGCTGATTATTATTTAAGATTGACAGGTGATGGTGGCAGGATGCTGAAAGGCCTGATCACCCTGACTGCTATCAGGCAAACGCCAACGGTACCTGGTGGTACGGCGAATAACCCGGTGGGAATGACGATCACTTTGAAAGGATCTAACAACCTGTATGTAAGTAGCGAAAACGGCACACAGGCAATGAATTGTAATCGCACGGCTGCCGGAGGCTGGGAACAGTTTTTGGTAGTTGATGCAGGAAATGGAAAGATTGCTTTGAAGTATGGTAATCTGTATGTCTCTTCTGAAAATGGATTACAGCCTATCACCTGTAATCGCACTGCGATTGGCGTGTGGGAACAGTTTGACTGGGTGACGAATGCAGATGGGAGTATTTCATTGAAAGGGAATAATGGAATGTATATTTCCAGTGAGGATGGGTTACAACCCATGACTTGTAACAGGGCAACCGCTGGAGGATGGGAGTCCTTCAAAATAAATATGTAA
- a CDS encoding AraC family transcriptional regulator: MQEYISMRIAVPPTWEQVFSHFYYAANLSRVPVEKHLLPAFQSIMVFNFGPPVPLKYGNEQFQAIEKTLVLGPVKLSMKYTMPAGSKILVANFKDDAFYRFFGKPLQHYLTDPDKLIQTHCFADLWQELNVIEDPALQVEKLLDFSGLYLCERDPAAANIIENGFNDNPKQIAVKTAQSERTIQLNYKKYLGFSSKEVNRYQRFQKAIGMLVPGKTPDWFEVIEECGYYDQSHLIKDFTHYVGISPQVYWQLQDVMCRAGS; encoded by the coding sequence ATGCAGGAATATATCAGCATGCGGATTGCTGTTCCGCCCACATGGGAACAGGTTTTCTCTCACTTTTACTATGCTGCGAATCTTAGCAGGGTTCCGGTGGAGAAGCATTTGTTACCTGCTTTTCAGTCTATCATGGTATTCAATTTTGGACCGCCGGTACCCTTGAAATATGGGAATGAGCAGTTCCAGGCCATTGAGAAAACACTCGTGCTTGGCCCGGTTAAACTGTCTATGAAATATACCATGCCTGCCGGGAGTAAGATATTGGTGGCGAATTTTAAAGATGATGCATTTTATCGTTTTTTTGGAAAACCTTTACAACATTATTTGACTGATCCGGATAAGTTAATTCAGACACATTGTTTTGCTGATCTTTGGCAGGAGTTGAATGTAATTGAAGATCCTGCTTTGCAGGTGGAGAAATTATTGGATTTTTCGGGGTTGTATCTTTGTGAGCGGGATCCGGCAGCAGCAAATATTATTGAGAATGGTTTTAATGATAACCCGAAACAAATTGCGGTGAAGACCGCGCAAAGTGAAAGAACGATACAGCTGAATTATAAAAAGTATTTAGGGTTCAGTTCGAAAGAGGTAAACAGGTATCAGCGGTTTCAAAAGGCCATCGGGATGCTGGTACCCGGAAAGACGCCGGATTGGTTTGAGGTGATAGAGGAATGCGGGTATTATGATCAGAGCCATCTGATTAAAGATTTTACGCATTATGTAGGCATATCGCCGCAGGTGTATTGGCAATTGCAGGATGTGATGTGTAGGGCGGGTAGCTAA
- a CDS encoding glycosyl hydrolase, with protein MKTNALLILSLTLLFACSKKDDTTTTSTNNGKKGACFSTYTTDGTWNGNIVKLKANWFYTWGTDAPLDVAPQNAEFVTMFWGSGNVTDANIAYVNNLKAQGKVKYILGFNEPDLSDQSNMTVAKALELWPKLESIGLPLGSPAAAWPTQKWIYDFLDSCIVKNYRVDFICVHMYVGLDDTHFVSVLSDLYNKYHKPIWITEFATVDDNANTVEGNMYTPDQVLGFMQRLLPKLDSLPYVQRYSWFSSSPTSARLWPSSLIDAGGNLTTLGKWYADHEPNNNIKAAQ; from the coding sequence ATGAAAACCAATGCTCTTCTCATTCTTTCCCTCACCCTGCTTTTTGCCTGCAGCAAGAAAGATGACACAACAACAACCAGCACGAACAACGGTAAAAAAGGTGCCTGCTTTAGCACCTATACCACAGACGGTACCTGGAACGGAAACATTGTAAAACTGAAAGCCAACTGGTTCTATACCTGGGGTACAGATGCGCCCCTGGATGTTGCACCACAAAATGCTGAATTTGTAACTATGTTCTGGGGCTCAGGCAATGTTACAGACGCAAACATTGCTTATGTCAACAACCTGAAAGCGCAGGGGAAAGTTAAGTACATCCTTGGTTTCAATGAACCAGATCTTTCTGACCAATCCAACATGACGGTGGCAAAAGCCCTGGAACTCTGGCCTAAACTGGAAAGCATCGGTTTACCACTGGGTAGTCCTGCTGCTGCATGGCCTACACAGAAATGGATATACGATTTTCTCGATTCCTGTATCGTGAAGAATTATCGTGTAGATTTCATTTGTGTACATATGTATGTAGGATTGGATGATACACATTTTGTATCTGTATTGTCTGATTTGTACAACAAGTACCATAAGCCTATCTGGATCACCGAGTTCGCTACAGTAGATGACAATGCAAATACTGTAGAAGGAAATATGTATACCCCTGACCAGGTGCTGGGCTTTATGCAGCGTTTATTACCAAAGCTGGATTCATTGCCTTATGTACAGCGTTATTCATGGTTTTCCAGTTCACCAACGAGTGCACGGTTATGGCCGTCTTCTTTGATAGATGCAGGTGGAAATTTGACGACGTTGGGGAAATGGTATGCGGATCATGAGCCGAATAATAATATTAAAGCAGCGCAATAG
- a CDS encoding phosphoketolase family protein, giving the protein MLELLHRYWEATNYLAACQIYLQANPLLKEPLKAEHIKPRLLGHWGTSPGLNFIYVHLNRLIRQTEASIIYICGPGHGAPALLANTYLEGTYSEIYPHITQDEAGLNLFFRQFSTPGGIPSHVSAHTPGSIHEGGELGYSLAHAFGAVFDHPDLIAVCVVGDGEAETGPLAGSWKSIEFLNPKRDGAVLPILHLNGYKISGPTVMARMSDGALADLFAGHGYEALFVEGDDPMEMHNLMAGALDLAYAQIRAIQNSSQEKHWPMIILRTPKGWTGPKEWKGKAIEGTFRAHQVPLTDVKKDPAQLALLEEWLRSYDPSTLFDANGKLIDSLAELPPSGEKRMSAIPYANGGKLLEDLHLPDFRRYALPVVKPGMTTGEATVEAGKLLRDIFLANNNFRLFCPDETNSNRLGAVFEVTNRMTAETILPDDDHLSHDGKVMEVLSEHLCQGWLEGYLLSGRHGIFPCYEAFITIIDSMFNQHAKWLKTCRELPWRQPVASLNYLLTSHSWRQDHNGYSHQGPGFIDTVVNKKSHVIRIYLPPDANCLLSVLDHCLRSRDYVNLIVAGKQPELQWLDMDSAIQHCTHGASVWEWAGNGDDGAPDVVLGCAGDVPTLETVAAAWLLRKHLPSLKVRVVNVVDLMALSPKASHPHGMESERFTDLFTDTQPVIFAFHGYVRIIHDLVHGRPDPVRFHVRGFMEEGTTTTPFDMVVLNNMSRYHLAMEAIRRVPGLDGDAVIDLFKNKLTEHDAYIREHLEDMPEITNWKWSD; this is encoded by the coding sequence ATGTTAGAACTACTACATCGTTATTGGGAAGCGACAAATTACCTGGCAGCCTGCCAGATATATTTACAGGCAAACCCGTTATTAAAAGAACCATTAAAAGCGGAACATATTAAGCCCAGATTATTGGGGCATTGGGGCACTTCGCCCGGCCTGAATTTTATTTATGTACACCTGAATAGACTGATCCGGCAAACAGAGGCGAGTATCATTTATATCTGTGGCCCGGGACATGGTGCGCCGGCATTGCTCGCGAATACATACCTGGAAGGTACGTATTCAGAGATCTATCCGCATATTACACAGGATGAGGCAGGGTTGAATTTATTCTTCAGACAGTTCTCCACACCGGGAGGTATACCCAGTCACGTGAGCGCACATACGCCCGGGTCCATACATGAGGGTGGAGAGCTGGGGTATTCGCTGGCACATGCTTTTGGGGCCGTGTTTGATCATCCTGATCTGATAGCGGTATGCGTGGTGGGAGATGGAGAAGCAGAGACAGGCCCATTGGCAGGTAGCTGGAAGTCGATAGAATTTCTGAATCCCAAAAGAGATGGAGCGGTGTTGCCTATTCTGCACCTGAATGGATATAAGATATCAGGACCTACAGTGATGGCAAGGATGTCTGATGGGGCATTGGCCGATTTATTTGCAGGGCATGGATATGAGGCTTTGTTTGTGGAGGGAGATGATCCGATGGAGATGCATAATTTGATGGCAGGGGCCTTAGATCTGGCATATGCACAGATCAGGGCGATACAAAATTCTTCGCAGGAGAAGCATTGGCCAATGATCATTCTGCGTACACCAAAGGGGTGGACCGGGCCAAAGGAGTGGAAAGGAAAAGCAATCGAAGGCACCTTCAGAGCACACCAGGTGCCATTGACAGATGTGAAAAAAGATCCTGCGCAACTGGCATTATTAGAAGAATGGTTACGGAGCTATGATCCATCAACTTTATTTGATGCGAATGGCAAATTGATTGATTCATTGGCAGAACTGCCTCCATCAGGAGAGAAGCGCATGAGTGCGATACCATATGCAAATGGAGGCAAGTTATTAGAGGATTTACATCTGCCTGATTTTCGCAGGTATGCATTGCCGGTAGTAAAACCGGGAATGACTACGGGAGAGGCGACAGTAGAGGCAGGAAAGTTACTGAGAGATATTTTTTTAGCAAATAACAACTTCCGGTTATTTTGTCCGGACGAAACGAATTCAAACAGGCTGGGAGCGGTGTTTGAAGTAACCAACCGGATGACGGCAGAGACGATCCTGCCGGATGATGATCATCTTTCTCATGATGGAAAAGTGATGGAAGTATTGAGTGAACACCTGTGTCAGGGATGGCTGGAGGGGTACCTGCTCTCAGGCAGACATGGGATATTCCCCTGTTATGAAGCGTTCATAACGATCATTGATTCTATGTTCAACCAGCATGCAAAGTGGCTGAAGACCTGCCGGGAATTGCCGTGGCGGCAACCGGTGGCATCATTGAATTATTTACTGACATCACATAGCTGGCGACAGGATCATAATGGGTATAGTCATCAGGGGCCAGGGTTTATAGATACAGTGGTGAATAAGAAGAGCCATGTGATCAGGATCTATTTACCACCGGATGCAAATTGTTTATTGTCAGTATTGGATCATTGTCTTCGCAGTCGTGATTATGTAAACCTGATTGTAGCGGGTAAGCAACCAGAATTGCAGTGGCTGGATATGGATTCGGCCATACAGCATTGTACACATGGTGCTTCGGTGTGGGAATGGGCGGGGAATGGTGATGATGGAGCGCCGGATGTGGTATTGGGTTGTGCGGGAGATGTACCTACATTGGAAACGGTGGCGGCAGCGTGGTTGTTGAGAAAGCATTTGCCATCGTTGAAAGTGAGGGTGGTGAATGTGGTTGACCTGATGGCATTGTCTCCAAAGGCAAGTCATCCGCATGGTATGGAGTCGGAGCGGTTCACTGATTTATTTACAGATACACAGCCAGTGATATTTGCATTCCATGGGTATGTGAGGATCATACATGACCTGGTGCATGGAAGGCCGGATCCGGTAAGATTTCATGTGAGAGGGTTTATGGAAGAGGGAACAACGACAACACCGTTTGATATGGTGGTGTTGAATAATATGAGCAGGTATCATCTGGCGATGGAGGCGATCAGGCGGGTGCCCGGTTTGGACGGGGATGCGGTGATTGATTTGTTTAAAAATAAATTAACGGAGCATGATGCATATATAAGGGAGCATTTAGAAGACATGCCCGAGATAACAAACTGGAAATGGAGTGATTAA